From the Mammaliicoccus sciuri genome, the window TATTATTGTTAAAGATGATAGAGATGGCATGTCAAAAGAACAACTAAGATTAACGCGAGAAAATTTAAATCTTTCTGTTTATGAAACAACACATTTAGGATTAAATCATTTGAATCATAAATTAATATTGAAATATGGTATAAAATCAAAAATAAAAATTTATTCAATTGAAAATAAAGGCACAATGATTGCTCTAAGAATTCCTAGAGGTAGGTGAGTATTATGCATACAGTTATTATTTGTGATGATGAAAGAATTATAAGAGAAGGTTTGAAGGCTTCTATACAATGGTCTGATTATAATTTCAATGAAGTATTGTTAGCAAAAGATGGAGAAGAAGCACTGGAATTAATACATCTCAATCATCCACTACTCGTAATTATTGATATTAGAATGCCTAAGATGAATGGCATACAATTACTAGAGAACATTAAAGATATTTCTTGTGAGAAAATTATTTTATCTAGTTATGACGATTACGAATATATGAAAGCAGGCATTCAACATAAAGTAACAGATTATTTGCTAAAACCTATTAATCAACAAGAATTAAAACAAATACTCAATAAGATTTATGAAAAGTATGACGATCAAGAAGAAAAAGTAGATATAGAAGTGTTCAAACCTTTAAAAGAGGTTGATTATGATGACTACTATGTAAATAAAATCATTCAATATATCCGTAAACATTATCACGATAAACAATCAGTGAAAGAAATGCTTAGTCAATTTGACGCAAGTGAAAGCTATCTTATGAGGATTTTTAAACAAGAAGTAGGTATAACAATATTAGATTACTTAAATAGATATAGAGTATTCAAATCCCTTCATCTACTAGAACATCATTATAAACATTATGAAGTAGCTGATATGGTAGGCTTTTCAGAATATAAAGTGTTTAGTTATCAATTCAAAAAATATTTAGAAGTATCACCAAGTGATTATATGAAAAAATAAAAAGGAATGGGTTAAAATCCATTCCTTTTTATATATTAAATGTTTAATGAGCGTATTTTCTTTTCTTCATAATATGCAACGATACATAATAAAATGATACCTATGAATAAGGCAAAATAGAAGACGATAAAGACATCTGTCCAACCGCTAAGTGTATAACCAAATACATTTAATCCTTTTGATTTAGGGTCTGCAATAGCAGCAAGTCCTACTTTGGCCATTGAATCACCGAATAAATAAGCGAATGATCCTGTCATACCGTTAGCAACACTGATTGCTCGTTTTGGTACAAATCCTGTTAATGAAACACCAATCAATAATTGAGGACCAAAAATTAATGCACCTAATGCAAATAAAGCGATATTAACCATGGCAACACTTGTAGCATTTGTATAAAGTATAACTACAAATGTAATGATAAACATGCATCCAACTGCAACGACTGCACGACGTCCTTTTAGTAAATCGGAAACATATCCCCATAATAAACTCGCAACAAGTGCACCTATCTCAAAGTAGAATATGGTATTAATAGCATCAGATTGACCGAATCCTAAATGCTCAGATACGTATAAAGGTGCCCAGTTATCTATACCTATACGTACTATATAAACAAATACATTTGAAATACATAAAATCCAAATAACAGGATTTTTTAATATGTAAGTTTTGAAAATTTCCCATTTTGACATATGAACTGAATCAATATTTTCTTGTTTAATTGGTTCTTCCCATATTTCTTCAGCACGATTCCAACCTAATTCTTCAGGATCGTCTTTACCAATGAATGAACCAACAATACCTATAATTAAAGCAATGACTGAAGGGAAGATAAACATACCAACAACACTACCGTTAAAGAATGTATGTGCGCCCCATAAAGCAAGTCCACCGGCTATTGCACCACCGATATTATGTGAAGTATTCCAAAATCCAAGGTAACGTCCTCTTTTCGAACGTGGTGCCCATCTTGAGATTGTCGAATAACTAGCTGGACCACCAACTGATTGGAACACACCATTTAATCCCCATAAAACAATGAATAGTCCTAAAATAGAACCAAAGTAACTAAGCGTAAAGCCCATTATTAAAACAGCAAGTGCTGCTAAAACAAGTAAGAATGAAATAACTTTCTTAGTGTTCTTACCATCTATAAAATAGCCAAGTAATGATTTACCAAGACCATATGTAATACTAAACGCTAACCCGATATATCCTAATTCTAAAGTAGTCAGACCGACTTCTTCTTTTAGTAATGGCTGAGCAGCTTTAAAGTTATTTCTAATTAAATACATCGCCATATATGTAAAGAATACTACAAAGAAAGCTTTTAAAAAGTGTCGAAGCCATAACTTTCTTTGAGTTGAAAGTGGAATTCCTTTGTTAGGAATTTTGTTAATTTCAAAAAATTGCATGTAATCACCCCATGTAGTTTTGTATATAAAAATCTTAGCAATTTATGTAAGCGCTTTATATACGAATAAATGTCATTTTATCCAAAAAAGTGAAGTGATTTTCCAAAACATAAACAGAGGTAAGTCTTCCGTATTAGTGACGGTAGTCTTACCTCTGTATTTTATATCCTACATCATAGCTACTTTTAATAAATCTAGCACGCCGCTTGATGATCCTGGGAATGCAAAGATGAGTTGATTAAGGTCTTTGCCTGTTAGTTTTTGGTTAACGATAAATGTGAGTAGGTTGATTAAGTTTGCTGCGTCGTCTGCGTATATTTCTGCGCCTACGAGTTGTTTGTCTGCGTTTAATATAATTGTCATTTCTGCTTCTGTTTCGTTTTTATATTCAAATACCATTTGTTTGCCGAATGGTATGTCTTTTATTGTATATGCTCCGTTATCTTCTGCTTCTTTAACAGTAACACCAATTTGTGAAAGTCTTGGTAATGAGTATAATACTGATGGTATTGCTGGATATTGAATTGGATTTGGATTGATGCCCAATATGTGAGTCGCGATGTAGTTAGATTCAAATGTTGCTGTTGGTGTTAATTTAGGAATTGTTTTATCTAATACATCACCGCTAGCATATATGTCTTGTATGTTTGTTCTTAAATAATCATCGACTTGAATACCTTTTTCACTATATTCAATACCTAATTCGTCTAATCCTATATTTTGTACATTTGGTTTACCTCCTGTTGCGTCTAGTACATAGTCAGTGTTGATGCTAAGTCCTGATTCTGTTGTAACGTTGTAACTGTTACCAGCTTGTTGGACTGATTGAACATTTTCATTGAAATGGAATTGTACGCCCTCTGATTCTAATTTATGAATTAAATTTGCAATGTGCTTTTCATTAAAGCCATCTAATGGTTTGTCTGTATGGTGGATGACGTGAACTTCAGCACCAGATTTAATTGCGATTGAAGCGAATTCGATACTAATAATACCGGCACCAATAAATGTGATGCTATTTGGCATTTTATCTAAAGATAAGAAGTCACGACTATCATGTGTTAATGTGCTACCTTCTATATCAAGTTTATTACTATGTTGTCCAGTTGCAATGACGATGTTCTCAGCTTGAATAGGTGTACCTTCAACATCAATTGTATGGGCATCTATTAATTTACCGGCACCCATGATCACTTCAATACCTTGTTGTTCAAA encodes:
- a CDS encoding response regulator transcription factor translates to MHTVIICDDERIIREGLKASIQWSDYNFNEVLLAKDGEEALELIHLNHPLLVIIDIRMPKMNGIQLLENIKDISCEKIILSSYDDYEYMKAGIQHKVTDYLLKPINQQELKQILNKIYEKYDDQEEKVDIEVFKPLKEVDYDDYYVNKIIQYIRKHYHDKQSVKEMLSQFDASESYLMRIFKQEVGITILDYLNRYRVFKSLHLLEHHYKHYEVADMVGFSEYKVFSYQFKKYLEVSPSDYMKK
- the uhpT gene encoding hexose-6-phosphate:phosphate antiporter, translated to MQFFEINKIPNKGIPLSTQRKLWLRHFLKAFFVVFFTYMAMYLIRNNFKAAQPLLKEEVGLTTLELGYIGLAFSITYGLGKSLLGYFIDGKNTKKVISFLLVLAALAVLIMGFTLSYFGSILGLFIVLWGLNGVFQSVGGPASYSTISRWAPRSKRGRYLGFWNTSHNIGGAIAGGLALWGAHTFFNGSVVGMFIFPSVIALIIGIVGSFIGKDDPEELGWNRAEEIWEEPIKQENIDSVHMSKWEIFKTYILKNPVIWILCISNVFVYIVRIGIDNWAPLYVSEHLGFGQSDAINTIFYFEIGALVASLLWGYVSDLLKGRRAVVAVGCMFIITFVVILYTNATSVAMVNIALFALGALIFGPQLLIGVSLTGFVPKRAISVANGMTGSFAYLFGDSMAKVGLAAIADPKSKGLNVFGYTLSGWTDVFIVFYFALFIGIILLCIVAYYEEKKIRSLNI
- a CDS encoding dihydrolipoyl dehydrogenase family protein, encoding MNKFDVVFIGSGHAAWHAALTLKHAGKSVAIIEKDTIAGTCTNYGCNAMILLEGPYEVLEEASHYPQIIESDQLHVNWENLMQYKKAVINPLSNTLKSMFEQQGIEVIMGAGKLIDAHTIDVEGTPIQAENIVIATGQHSNKLDIEGSTLTHDSRDFLSLDKMPNSITFIGAGIISIEFASIAIKSGAEVHVIHHTDKPLDGFNEKHIANLIHKLESEGVQFHFNENVQSVQQAGNSYNVTTESGLSINTDYVLDATGGKPNVQNIGLDELGIEYSEKGIQVDDYLRTNIQDIYASGDVLDKTIPKLTPTATFESNYIATHILGINPNPIQYPAIPSVLYSLPRLSQIGVTVKEAEDNGAYTIKDIPFGKQMVFEYKNETEAEMTIILNADKQLVGAEIYADDAANLINLLTFIVNQKLTGKDLNQLIFAFPGSSSGVLDLLKVAMM